The following coding sequences lie in one Paracidovorax avenae genomic window:
- a CDS encoding DUF4150 domain-containing protein: MFKIYANDRSIAGKASAQGKSACAFPDVCGSPPKPPRIGIPIPYPNTAFIKHLENGSTSVLMYGAPCALRDKSRIATSTGNEPATEAFKKGVVSNVIKGKAYFVSWSPNVFVEGYNVPRHLDLMSHNHKS, from the coding sequence ATGTTCAAGATCTACGCCAACGACCGATCCATCGCCGGCAAGGCCTCCGCGCAGGGCAAGAGCGCCTGCGCCTTTCCCGACGTGTGCGGCAGCCCGCCCAAGCCGCCGCGCATCGGCATACCCATTCCGTACCCGAACACCGCGTTCATCAAGCATCTGGAGAATGGCTCCACCTCCGTGCTCATGTACGGCGCCCCGTGCGCCCTGCGCGACAAGAGCCGCATCGCCACCAGCACCGGCAACGAACCCGCCACCGAAGCCTTCAAGAAAGGCGTGGTCTCCAACGTCATCAAGGGCAAGGCGTACTTCGTGAGCTGGTCACCCAATGTGTTCGTGGAGGGCTACAACGTGCCCCGGCACCTGGACCTGATGAGCCACAACCACAAGAGCTGA